One Setaria viridis chromosome 3, Setaria_viridis_v4.0, whole genome shotgun sequence DNA window includes the following coding sequences:
- the LOC140222230 gene encoding uncharacterized protein: MPSPYFLPSVQNCIGAIDGTHIPITIAEDKAPPYRNRKGTLSHNVMLACNFDLNFTFISCGWEGSASDAGVFRSAVSKGFIVPEGKFYLVDGGYANTSSFIALYRGVRYHLSEFRRRRSSQSGYANYKELFNHHHALLRNHIERAIGVLKKRFPILKVGTFHPIENQFKIAAAAVAFHNIIRGQNGQEGWLDDQPEYISTDQYFDVPEGDNNYQGEVESNDGSTLRDQIAHQIWASLIPLVCLYFAYVIFGTFYCKYYHNKYLFNAIVIFVLEFLFFEAP, translated from the coding sequence atGCCAAGTCCTTATTTTTTACCTTCCGTGCAGAATTGTATTGGTGCAATCGATGGCACTCATATACCAATCACCATCGCAGAAGACAAGGCCCCTCCCTATAGAAATCGTAAAGGAACCCTATCACATAATGTTATGTTAGCCTGCAACTTTGACCTTAACTTCACATTCATTTCATGTGGATGGGAAGGGTCAGCATCAGATGCAGGAGTCTTTAGATCTGCTGTTAGCAAAGGATTTATTGTGCCAGAGGGGAAATTCTATCTTGTAGATGGTGGGTACGCAAATACATCATCCTTTATTGCCCTATATCGAGGAGTTCGGTACCATCTCAGTGAGTTTAGAAGGCGTCGTTCGTCTCAAAGTGGTTATGCAAACTACAAAGAACTATTTAACCATCACCATGCATTGCTTCGTAACCATATAGAGAGGGCCATTGGTGTTCTAAAGAAGAGGTTCCCGATTCTGAAAGTAGGCACTTTCCATCCTATAGAGAATCAATTCAAGATTGCAGCTGCAGCAGTTGCATTTCACAATATAATTAGAGGGCAAAATGGTCAAGAGGGGTGGCTAGATGACCAACCAGAGTATATCTCAACAGATCAATATTTTGATGTGCCGGAGGGGGACAACAACTATCAAGGTGAGGTGGAGTCAAATGATGGCAGTACTCTAAGAGATCAGATTGCACACCAAATATGGGCTAGTTTGATTCCTCTAGTTTGTTTATATTTTGCTTATGTAATTTTTGGAACTTTCTACTGCAAATATTATCATAATAAGTACCTTTTTAATGCAATTGTTATCTTTGTacttgaatttcttttttttgaggCACCTTGA